A window of Lytechinus pictus isolate F3 Inbred chromosome 7, Lp3.0, whole genome shotgun sequence contains these coding sequences:
- the LOC129265245 gene encoding uncharacterized protein LOC129265245, whose protein sequence is MAASGSSLSQFPSVHHHLKVEHHERDRDSPSSVMTNSFMHSSNCMADTPSSALVEPDPHSLLSSSLTVPQSSLTVSDHESTIDSLNDDGSDLHGDDFSSQLGCGDESDTLDALSSLALQQSSLFLVNLPTRAQAPLGSLGGATTSFMPLLVIGGGMQKGGEGAQFLRLRDIAHANLICATQESIARTYNAPTPKQVEKREHKCEQCGRIFKSSSHFRYHMETHKGNKLLKCPVNGCNRSFSWPANLKYHVRTHANDRPYPCPSKGCGKTFFTVQALNVHSRIHTGTKPFKCTHDGCDKSFTTQGNLKNHFRTHTGERPFNCDFDGCTQKFAEMSSLKKHKLTHTGEKPYKCEICGRLFSQSASRNTHKRRHHSSLTDSKISPVLDGDSDVASEKLVSKGRGSSHTNKKSRFTIERLKRETAKSPICESITGLSSSEIPSVAAPCSSIDQEPDDISLPHSLLPGLGQDESSVASSLEKADLQDESSSEFVLSHQHSIHSMVSGSHHSHDIQESTESSHHHHHHHHHHGHLHHHANRLHDHQEVSSASGMVYNPAASQSLLQSNLDEAGPHLMGVADESNVMGVTSNHVMSVADMGVSGSHLIDVSDSHVMGVTDSHDVIGVSDGHVIGVSDGHVIGVSDSHVMGVSDSHVMGVSDSPVMGVSDSHVIGVSDSHVIGVSDSHVIGVSDSHVIGVSDSHVMGVSDSDHVIGVSDDPPSVSEGLQYPEDIWGGQEHMGENIMECT, encoded by the exons ATGGCTGCTTCAGGCAGCAGTCTTTCACAGTTTCCCAGTGTCCACCATCACCTGAAG GTGGAACACCATGAGAGGGACCGAGATTCACCATCAAGTGTCATGACAAACAGCTTCATGCACAGTTCCAACTGCATGGCGGACACCCCTTCCTCTGCTTTGGTAGAACCGGACCCACACTCCCTCCTCAGTTCCTCCCTGACGGTTCCTCAGTCAAGCCTAACGGTCAGTGACCACGAGTCAACCATTGATTCCCTGAATGACGATGGAAGCGACCTGCACGGCGATGACTTCTCCAGTCAGCTTGGATGCGGGGACGAGTCGGACACCTTGGACGCCCTGTCCAGTCTGGCCCTCCAACAATCAAGTCTCTTCTTGGTGAACCTTCCGACCAGGGCTCAGGCACCTCTTGGATCGTTGGGCGGGGCCACCACGTCATTCATGCCCCTCCTGGTGATAGGAGGGGGCATGCAGAAGGGCGGAGAAGGGGCACAGTTTCTGAGGTTGCGGGATATCGCCCACGCTAACTTGATCTGTGCAACCCAAGAGAGTATTGCTAGGACCTACAATGCACCAACTCCAAAGCAAGTTG AAAAACGAGAGCACAAATGTGAGCAATGTGGCAGGATCTTCAAGTCATCCAGTCACTTCCGTTACCACATGGAAACCCACAAGGGCAACAAGTTGCTCAAGTGCCCTGTCAATGGCTGTAATAGAAGCTTCTCCTGGCCTGCTAACCTCAAATACCATGTTAGGACACATGC CAATGACCGTCCCTACCCATGTCCCAGCAAGGGTTGTGGAAAGACATTCTTTACAGTCCAGGCTCTAAATGTCCACAGTAGAATTCACACTGGTACCAAACCTTTCAAATGCACCCATGATGGCTGTGATAAGAGCTTCACCACGCAAGGAAACCTCAAGAATCATTTCAGGACTCATACTG GTGAGCGGCCATTTAATTGTGACTTTGATGGATGTACTCAGAAGTTTGCAGAGATGTCTAGTTTAAAGAAGCATAAACTTACACATACAG GTGAAAAACCGTACAAGTGTGAGATTTGTGGACGCCTCTTCTCCCAGAGCGCTAGTCGGAATACTCATAAACGACGCCACCATAGCTCATTGACAGACAGCAAAATCTCACCTGTCTtggatggtgatagtgatgtaGCCAGTGAAAAGCTGGTGTCTAAGGGGCGTGGCAGTAGCCACACCAATAAGAAGTCTCGATTTACGATAG AACGCCTAAAGAGAGAAACGGCAAAGAGTCCAATTTGTGAATCTATAACTGGGTTAAGTTCCAGTGAAATCCCATCTGTAGCAGCTCCCTGCAGCAGTATTGATCAAGAACCTGATGACATCTCACTTCCACACTCACTCCTACCAG GACTTGGTCAGGACGAATCCTCTGTAGCAAGCTCATTGGAGAAGGCTGATTTGCAGGACGAATCATCTTCGGAGTTTGTTCTTTCTCATCAGCACTCAATCCATAGCATGGTTAGTGGATCGCATCACAGTCATGACATCCAAGAGAGTACGGAAAGtagccatcatcatcatcatcatcatcatcatcatgggcATCTACATCACCATGCCAACCGTCTACATGATCATCAAGAAGTATCATCGGCAAGCGGGATGGTTTACAATCCCGCTGCCAGCCAGTCACTGCTACAGTCAAACCTTGATGAGGCGGGCCCTCACCTAATGGGTGTGGCTGACGAATCCAACGTGATGGGCGTCACCAGCAACCATGTGATGTCAGTAGCCGACATGGGTGTGTCTGGTAGCCATTTGATTGATGTTTCTGACAGCCATGTCATGGGTGTAACTGACAGTCATGATGTGATTGGGGTATCAGATGGTCATGTGATTGGCGTGTCAGATGGTCATGTGATTGGCGTGTCTGATAGTCATGTGATGGGCGTGTCGGATAGCCATGTAATGGGCGTATCGGATAGTCCAGTCATGGGCGTATCGGATAGTCACGTTATAGGTGTTTCAGATAGTCACGTTATAGGTGTATCAGATAGTCATGTCATAGGTGTATCGGATAGTCATGTGATCGGTGTGTCCGATAGTCATGTGATGGGCGTGTCTGATAGTGATCATGTGATTGGCGTCTCTGATGATCCACCATCAGTAAGTGAGGGGCTACAGTATCCTGAAGACATATGGGGTGGCCAAGAGCATATGGGTGAAAACATTATGGAATGTACTTGA